The DNA region GAAACGGTACCCGACATTTCAAATTGATTGTAAGGCTGAGTAAAAAGAGCACCAAACTGTCCGTTTTCACTATTTTTTGCTGTTCTTGTAGCGCTTGCTGCACCATTTAAAGTTGGCAGGTAACCTGCTTTCCCTTGTTTTACATATGCCTCTGCTGCCGCAATGCTCTGTAAGGCAATGCGAATGTCAAGGTTGTTTTCCAACCCTCTTTGAATATAGGTCTTCAAATGAGAGTCGGTAAACAAGTCTTTGTAAGAAACCGATGCAAAAGAAACACTGTCCTGAGGTAGGTTATCGGTTCTATATAGATTTTCGGTTTCGACCTCTGGCCGCTCATAATTTTTTGCTACAAAACAAGACTGCAGCAAGAGCGGAAACAGGGCCACCAATATGAATTTATTTGTTATAATAGTTTTCATGATTTCTCTAGTTCTTTGGTTCTTCAATTACTTCTTGTTGTGGAGCACCGGTTATACGCTCTTGAATGGTCTGGAAAATGACATATAATGCCGGTATGACGAATACACCAAATATGGTACCTATCAACATACCCCCAACAGCACTCATACCAATAGATTGGTTACCCACGGCTCCAATACCTGATGATAATGCAAGTGGCATTAAACCAAGAATAAAAGCAAATGATGTCATTAATATAGGTCTAAGTCTTGCTTTTGCACCATCAATAGCAGAATCCATAATAGACATACCGTGCTTTCTACGCTGCAATGCAAACTCTACAATCAGAATGGCATTTTTAGAGAGGAGACCAATAAGCATGATCAGGGCAATCTGGAAATAGATGTTGTTTTCAAGACCTGCCATACTAACGAACCCAATAGCACCTGCAATACCAACCGGTAGAGATAGTAATATTGATAATGGCAATATGTAAGATTCATACTGTGCACTTAATAAGAAGTATACAAACACCAAACTCAACATAAATATGATAATAGTTTGGCTACCCGCACTATTTTCTTCTTTTGTTAAACCAGAATACTCATAGGTGTAATTGTTAGGTAGCACCTCTGCAGTTACTTCTTCAATAGCTTTAATAGCATCACCAGTAGAATAACCGGGGTTCATGGCTCCGTTAATTTTAACGGAACTCAATAAGTTAAATCTACTTACGACTTCAGGGCCGTATATCTTCTTTAATGATACAAATTGAGATACGGCAACAGACTCACCATTGGCATTCGTTACAAAAATATGATTCAATGAATTTTCATCTGCTCTATCCTCAGGTTTTGCTTGGATCATTACACGGTATTGCTTACCAAACTTGTTAAAGTCTGTTGTGTACAACCCTCCGTAGTATCCTTGCATAGCGTTAAAGACATCCGTCACTGCTAGACCTGCCATTTTTGTTTTCTCAGCATCTACTTCTAACTCATATTGAGGGAAATTAGCGTTGAAGTTCGTAATGGCGTATTGTACCTCTGGTCTAGCATTTATGGCAGCTAAAAATTCGTTAGTTACCTTATTTACCGTCTGCCAGTCATCTGCATCTTTACTTTGCAAATTCATTTCAAAACCGGTGGAGTTACCAAAACCACGCACACTTGGCGGAGTAAAGAAGAATATTTTGGCATCTTTGAGTCCTGCTGTTTTTGCGAACAAGCTGCCTACAACTTCTTGAACAGATTCTCCTTCTCCTGTACGTTCACTCCAATCTTTTAGACGAAGTACTGAGAAACCATAAGAACCACCGTTTACACTATTCAAAATACTGAAACCGGTAATGTTCATCCTAGCTTCTATAATATCCATAGATTGATAAATAGAATCTAATTTTTTCACGGTCTTCTGAGTCTGCTCTAAAGTAGTTCCAGGAGGCATGGTAACATCAGCAAATACAATTGCTTTATCTTCATTTGGAATAAATCCGGTAGGCGTTGATTGGAACAACAGGTATGCTACTACTCCAAAAACTGCAATAGACCCCCATGTTAACCATTTTCTTTTGGCTATGAATTTTACGGAACCCACATATTTATCGGTTACGGCGTCAAAACCAGTGTTGAAAGCAGAAAAGAAACGTTTTGTAATTCCTTTTTTATGCTCTTCCGATGGGTTATGGGGCTTCAATAAAAGTGCTGCCAAAGCTGGACTCAAGGTTAATGCATTCACCGCAGAAATAAGAATTGCAATGGCCAGCGTTATACCAAATTGTTGGTAGAAGACACCAGATGAACCACTAATAAAGGACACCGGAATAAATACGGCAGACATTACCAAGGTAATAGAGATAATGGCACCTGATATTTCCGACATGGCAGATTTAGTGGCCGTTTTTGCATGGGTTGCACCTTCTTCCATTTTAGCATGCACCGCCTCTACTACCACAATGGCATCATCCACCACAATACCAATGGCGAGAATCATTGCAAATAGCGTTAACATGTTTATGGAGTATCCAAATAACGAGAGGAAGAAGAACGTACCGACAATTGCTACGGGAACAGCAATGGCTGGGATTAATGTTGACCTAAAATCCTGTAAGAATATAAATACCACTAAGAAAACCAACAAGAAGGCCTCAATTAATGTCTGTACCACGTGTTCTATGGAGGCACTTAAGAAATCTTTTGTGTTATAAGGGATTACGTAATCCAATCCTTTAGGGAAATCGGCTTCGCTTTCATCTAAAATGATTTGAATTTCATCAATAATGGCATTCGCATTGGAGCCGGAAGTTTGAAAAATACCAACAGCGGTACCGGGTTTACCCATACCTTCGTTTTTAGTACCATAATTAAAGGCGCCTAATTCAATTTCGGCAACATCTTTAAGACGTAAAAACTGTCCGTTTTCCTGAGCTCTAATAATAATATCTTCGTACTCGGCTTCTTCAGAAAGACGACCTTTGTACTTTAATACGTATTCGTAAACTCCATCTGCATTTTCACCAATTTTACCGGTTGCCGCCTCAAGGTTTTGTTCGCTAAGGGCTGCCTGTATGTCTGATGGCATAAGTTTATAGGCCGCCATCTTTTCTGGGTTTAGCCATATACGCATCGAATAATCTTTAGATCCGAAAACGGTAACGTTACCCACACCTTCAATACGTTGTAGCTTAGGTACTATGTTAATTCTAGCATAGTTTTCCACGAACGTTGCATCATACTCATCATTATCCGAGAATAATGAGAAAAACAGTAAAGCACTGGTCTGGGATTTTTGCGTAATTACACCAGTCTGTACAACCGTCTGCGGCAATACACTGTTAGCTCTCGCAACCCTATTCTGTACGTTTACCGCTGCAATATCTGGGTCCGTACCTAGTTTAAAAAATACATTTATTGTTGATGCACCGTCATTACTCGCGTTAGAGGTCATGTACAACATGTCTTCCACACCATTAATCTGTTCCTCTAACGGAATAACAACACTATTAAGTACCGTTTCTGCGTTTGCACCGGTATAGGTACTTGTAACTTGCACCGTAGGTGGTGCTATTTCTGGATATTCTTCAATAGGTAGAGTAGTCAAACCTAAGATACCTAGAATAACTATGATGATCGATATTACCGTAGAAAGTACGGGACGATCTATAAATTTTTGAAACATTGTTCTTTATTTATACGTTATGATGATTGACGGATGCTTATTTAGCCGGACTAATTGCCATTCCATCTTTTAGTTTAGACACTCCCTCTAGAACAATTGTGGTTCCTTCTTCAATTCCGTTTTTAGCAATAAAACCTTTTTGGGTAGTTGTGATAATATCTAAGGGCATAGTTGTAACCGTATTATCATCTTTTACTACATAAACCAGTTTTTTACCTTGTAGGTCTACCGTTGCGGACTGTGGTATTTCAAAAGCGTTTTTATAAACTGTAGGTATTTTTATTTTACCCGTACTGCCACTACTCAAAATATTGTTTTGATTGTTGAAATCTGCTCTTGCGGTAACACTACCTGTAGTGCTGTTTATAATAGTATTTATCATCGCAATCTTACCTGACTCAGGGTATTCTTCGCCGTTTATCATAATCAACTTTACTTCTGGTGCTTTCTCAAGATCCATAAGATTTTTGGTGTTCTTAGGCATGGATTCTTTTAGTTGCAGTAGCTCTTTTTCATTTAAGGAAAAATAAGCACGTACTTGGCTAACATCGGAAACCGTGGTTAACGGTTGGGCCATATTAGAGCTAACCAAGGCACCAATTTTGAATGGAATTTCACCAATAAAACCATCTACAGGACTGGTAATACGCGAGTAACCAATGTTTGAGGCAACACTTTCGTAATTAGCTTGTGCTTGAGCAAGTTGTGCTTTTGCAGTTTCTAATTGTACTTCACTGATAATATCTTTTTCTACTAAGGGTTTAAGTTTGTTAACTTCTACCTGAGCAACATTTACTGAAGCTTTTGCAGCATTTGCATCTTGGTTTAAGGTTTGGGTTTCCAGCTTAAAAAGAAGTTGTCCCTTTTTAATTTTTTGACCTTCTTCTACATATACTTCTTGTACAAACCCTGAAACTTTGGGCCAAATTTCTACGTTCTGTTTACCTTCTAAAGTGGTAGAGAATTCTTTATACACAGTAATATCCTGTGCTTTTAAATCACTCACTTCTAAACTGGGTGGCGGTGGGGCAGCAGCACCTTCTGCCGGTGATGATGGGGATGTTCCAAAACAGGAACTCAGTAAAAGTCCTGCGCTTAATACTCCTATAATTGATAGCTTTTTCATTTTTAGATGGATGTTATATTGTTGTTAAGGTTTTGTTAATTCTAAATGTTCGGTACAAAACGAACTAAATGTTTAAATTTTTTTAAAATAGTTTTCCTAAAGTCTCAATTGTTTTCTGATATGTCTTTTTGTTTTGATTCAGGCACTCTATATATACTTCTATTTTTTGCTTGTATTGTTCATATTTTTCTGGATTGTTTTCTTGGTCATAAGCGGCTACCTTTTGAATCATTTTTGACTCGTTACCGGCTTTTTTAAGAGCTTGTTCTAATTTTTTTATGAAGAAATCACTTTTATCTGCTATTTTAAAATATCTTCTTCTATCACCTGACTTAGTGAAGTAGGTAATCATGCCTAACTGTAGTAATAAGTTTAATGAGGTTGAAATTGAACTTTTGCTAGCACCTCTTTTTTCAAGACAATCTTCAAAAGTAAGTCCAAGTTCATCCGTTACTACAAGATTTGCAAAGATTCTAGCAGCTAATGGAGGAAGGCTATACTCTGTCTCAAAATGGACACCTAGCTCCTCTATTAACCTTTGTTTACGTTCTTCTTTATCCATTGTTCCAATTTTTGAAGGGACAAAGGTAGTGTTAGTTCGGTAGTAGACAAACTAAAAGAACTTAAATTTTGTTAAAACGAGTTAAAACTATGTTAGAAAGTGTCTTTTGAGGGCTTAACCAATTGGTTGTTAGCTTTTAATGTAATTTTTTGATAGGATTGTTTTTTAATAAACTATATGTTTTTAGGTATTGTCAAGACGTAAAGGCTCCAAATATAATCTAAGGAATGGGTAAAAACGAAAAATGAAGGTGTAGCTTACTTAGCAAAAATTCCGTCTTTTTCAATCAGTGGAATAGTAGTTAGACTTTTTTCTGAGACCGTGTTTTTTGGAAAGAGAAAACGTTTTTCAAAGAGTTTATCTTCTGCAAAGAAGGTCACAAAAAATTCATTGTCCAACGCAAGAACTTCTTCTTGTACCAATTCTATCTTTCTAAAAGTTTTGGACAGGATGGTACCAATACCATGCCGCATGGTTGAGGTTTTGCGTTCCTGGTCAAAACCTTTGGACACTACTATGGTCATTTCAATTGGGTCTACTCGGTTGTTTATGATGTAGGCATTCCATTCTTTGGAAAGAAACTCGTCGTTCCATTCCCTTATAAGGACTACATGAACATCTTTTGCAACAGGTATTTCAATATCTTTCTTCACACCTTATCTTATAATGCACTTTTAAACTGCTCTAAGAAGCGAACATCGTTTTCGCTCAATAGACGTATATCGGATATTTGGTGAAGCAACAATGCAATTCTGTCTATACCCATACCAAAAGCGAAACCGGAATATTCTTTTGAGTCAATACCACAGTTGTCCAATACATTGGGGTCAACCATGCCACAGCCCATAATCTCTAGCCACCCGGTACCTTTTGTCATTTTGTAGTCGGTTTCGGTTTCAAGGCCCCAGTATACATCTACTTCTGCACTAGGCTCCGTAAATGGAAAATATGATGGGCGTAAGCGAATCTTAGATTTTCCAAACAGTTCGGTGGTAAAGAATTGAAGTGTTTGCTTTAGGTCTGCGAACGATACGTCTTTATCAATATATAAACCTTCCACTTGGTGGAAAAAGCAATGGGAACGTGCCGAAATAGCTTCGTTACGATATACTCTTCCTGGTGATATGGTACGTATAGGCGGTTGATTGTTTTCCATATAGCGCACTTGTACGGATGACGTATGCGTACGCAATAAAATATCTGGATCGGTCTGAACAAAAAATGTGTCCTGCATATCTCGGGCGGGGTGATATTCAGGTAAGTTCAAGGCGGTAAAATTATGCCAATCATCTTCAATTTCTGGTCCTTCGGATACATTGAAACCTATTCTGGAGAAAATCTCAATAATTTGGTTCTTAACGATGGAAATAGGATGACGCGCCCCTAGTTCTATAGGTTCACCTGGCCGGGTTAAATCACCGTAGATGCCTTTTTCCTCAGTTTTACTTTCAAGTGCATCCCGTAAAGTATTTAGCTTTTCGTTCGCGGCTTGTTTTAACTGATTTATAGTCTGACCGAACTCCTTTTTTTGCTCATTGGGCACGTTTTTGAACTCCGCAAAGAAATCGTTCAAGAGGCCTTTTTTACCTAGGTATTTAATGCGGAAGCTTTCCAGTTCCTCTTTGGTGGTAGCAGTAAACGTTTCTACCTCTGTAATGTGCTTTTTTATGGTATCGATCATGATGTTCGGCTAAAGCCGCAAATTTAGGACTTTTGCGGCATTACCAAATACATTATTGGTCATAAATTGCTTCGCAGTTACGCCGAAGCTTCAATTGACCTATCATTTTTGTTTTGTTGTAAGTATTTTATGCAATCATTAAAGGTGTCAAAAAT from Zobellia alginiliquefaciens includes:
- a CDS encoding efflux RND transporter permease subunit, producing MFQKFIDRPVLSTVISIIIVILGILGLTTLPIEEYPEIAPPTVQVTSTYTGANAETVLNSVVIPLEEQINGVEDMLYMTSNASNDGASTINVFFKLGTDPDIAAVNVQNRVARANSVLPQTVVQTGVITQKSQTSALLFFSLFSDNDEYDATFVENYARINIVPKLQRIEGVGNVTVFGSKDYSMRIWLNPEKMAAYKLMPSDIQAALSEQNLEAATGKIGENADGVYEYVLKYKGRLSEEAEYEDIIIRAQENGQFLRLKDVAEIELGAFNYGTKNEGMGKPGTAVGIFQTSGSNANAIIDEIQIILDESEADFPKGLDYVIPYNTKDFLSASIEHVVQTLIEAFLLVFLVVFIFLQDFRSTLIPAIAVPVAIVGTFFFLSLFGYSINMLTLFAMILAIGIVVDDAIVVVEAVHAKMEEGATHAKTATKSAMSEISGAIISITLVMSAVFIPVSFISGSSGVFYQQFGITLAIAILISAVNALTLSPALAALLLKPHNPSEEHKKGITKRFFSAFNTGFDAVTDKYVGSVKFIAKRKWLTWGSIAVFGVVAYLLFQSTPTGFIPNEDKAIVFADVTMPPGTTLEQTQKTVKKLDSIYQSMDIIEARMNITGFSILNSVNGGSYGFSVLRLKDWSERTGEGESVQEVVGSLFAKTAGLKDAKIFFFTPPSVRGFGNSTGFEMNLQSKDADDWQTVNKVTNEFLAAINARPEVQYAITNFNANFPQYELEVDAEKTKMAGLAVTDVFNAMQGYYGGLYTTDFNKFGKQYRVMIQAKPEDRADENSLNHIFVTNANGESVAVSQFVSLKKIYGPEVVSRFNLLSSVKINGAMNPGYSTGDAIKAIEEVTAEVLPNNYTYEYSGLTKEENSAGSQTIIIFMLSLVFVYFLLSAQYESYILPLSILLSLPVGIAGAIGFVSMAGLENNIYFQIALIMLIGLLSKNAILIVEFALQRRKHGMSIMDSAIDGAKARLRPILMTSFAFILGLMPLALSSGIGAVGNQSIGMSAVGGMLIGTIFGVFVIPALYVIFQTIQERITGAPQQEVIEEPKN
- a CDS encoding efflux RND transporter periplasmic adaptor subunit, producing MKKLSIIGVLSAGLLLSSCFGTSPSSPAEGAAAPPPPSLEVSDLKAQDITVYKEFSTTLEGKQNVEIWPKVSGFVQEVYVEEGQKIKKGQLLFKLETQTLNQDANAAKASVNVAQVEVNKLKPLVEKDIISEVQLETAKAQLAQAQANYESVASNIGYSRITSPVDGFIGEIPFKIGALVSSNMAQPLTTVSDVSQVRAYFSLNEKELLQLKESMPKNTKNLMDLEKAPEVKLIMINGEEYPESGKIAMINTIINSTTGSVTARADFNNQNNILSSGSTGKIKIPTVYKNAFEIPQSATVDLQGKKLVYVVKDDNTVTTMPLDIITTTQKGFIAKNGIEEGTTIVLEGVSKLKDGMAISPAK
- a CDS encoding GbsR/MarR family transcriptional regulator; amino-acid sequence: MDKEERKQRLIEELGVHFETEYSLPPLAARIFANLVVTDELGLTFEDCLEKRGASKSSISTSLNLLLQLGMITYFTKSGDRRRYFKIADKSDFFIKKLEQALKKAGNESKMIQKVAAYDQENNPEKYEQYKQKIEVYIECLNQNKKTYQKTIETLGKLF
- the pheS gene encoding phenylalanine--tRNA ligase subunit alpha: MIDTIKKHITEVETFTATTKEELESFRIKYLGKKGLLNDFFAEFKNVPNEQKKEFGQTINQLKQAANEKLNTLRDALESKTEEKGIYGDLTRPGEPIELGARHPISIVKNQIIEIFSRIGFNVSEGPEIEDDWHNFTALNLPEYHPARDMQDTFFVQTDPDILLRTHTSSVQVRYMENNQPPIRTISPGRVYRNEAISARSHCFFHQVEGLYIDKDVSFADLKQTLQFFTTELFGKSKIRLRPSYFPFTEPSAEVDVYWGLETETDYKMTKGTGWLEIMGCGMVDPNVLDNCGIDSKEYSGFAFGMGIDRIALLLHQISDIRLLSENDVRFLEQFKSAL